The Pseudoalteromonas translucida KMM 520 genome has a window encoding:
- the gshA gene encoding glutamate--cysteine ligase yields MATHDLTNALDALSVTQHKHAINGIKRGIERESLRIKSDGVISAQKHPEGVGSALTNGQITTDFSESLLEFITPVSESSTQTLQQLKDLQKFTLEKMGDELLWPISMPCFIEHQDDIVIAQFGSSNVGQMKTLYREGLKNRYGSMMQAIAGVHFNISFPDSLWQSLHTLKNSELSLEDFISDGYLALIRNFKRELWLISYLFGASPALCSSFLQGRKTDLPFKKLGKGTLYLEVGTALRLGNLGYTNSAQSSLRVMYNSLDEYVAGLKKSINTPSDIYGNLDDYTSENPKQLNKNILQIENEFYSPIRPKRNAKNGETPTDALLRAGIEYVEIRALDVNPFSEVGIDIEQFHFLDVFLTYCLLKDSPAMDWEEQTRSTENLDTVVNKGREKDLELNYFNQPRTLQSWGEDIFSQLSEVAKYMDSAYGVSYYSSTIERMATWINNPGLTYSGRYVAELEASGLDNGHYALAIAEKYKQSHQAADYQVFSKQWLEEQVTRSNDAQRAIEQSDSVSFTAFLNAYFDPK; encoded by the coding sequence TTGGCAACACATGATCTAACAAACGCGCTTGACGCTCTTTCAGTAACGCAGCATAAACATGCAATTAACGGTATAAAACGTGGTATTGAGCGTGAGTCACTAAGAATTAAAAGTGATGGCGTTATCTCTGCACAAAAACACCCAGAAGGGGTGGGCAGTGCGCTTACCAATGGCCAAATTACGACCGATTTTTCAGAGTCGTTACTTGAATTTATTACCCCAGTTAGTGAATCGTCTACACAAACGCTACAGCAATTAAAAGACTTACAAAAGTTTACCCTAGAAAAAATGGGTGACGAATTACTTTGGCCTATTAGTATGCCGTGCTTTATTGAACATCAAGACGACATAGTTATTGCGCAATTTGGTAGTTCAAATGTGGGGCAAATGAAAACACTTTACCGTGAAGGGCTAAAAAACCGTTACGGCAGTATGATGCAAGCTATTGCTGGTGTGCACTTTAATATTTCGTTCCCTGATTCATTGTGGCAGTCATTACATACGCTAAAAAATAGCGAGCTTAGTTTAGAAGATTTTATATCTGATGGTTACTTAGCGCTTATTCGTAATTTTAAACGTGAATTATGGCTGATCAGTTATTTATTTGGTGCATCTCCTGCGTTATGTAGCTCGTTTTTACAGGGTAGAAAAACCGATTTACCGTTTAAAAAGCTAGGTAAAGGCACCCTGTATTTAGAAGTAGGCACTGCGCTGCGCTTAGGTAACTTAGGTTACACCAATAGCGCACAATCATCACTGCGTGTAATGTATAACTCGTTAGATGAATACGTAGCTGGTTTGAAAAAATCAATTAACACACCTTCAGATATTTACGGCAATCTTGACGATTACACCAGCGAAAACCCAAAACAGTTAAATAAAAACATTCTGCAAATAGAAAACGAATTTTATTCGCCAATTCGCCCTAAACGTAATGCTAAAAATGGTGAAACACCAACAGATGCACTACTTAGAGCCGGTATTGAATATGTCGAAATTCGTGCATTGGATGTTAATCCATTTAGTGAAGTGGGCATAGATATAGAGCAGTTTCACTTTTTAGATGTGTTTTTAACCTACTGTTTATTAAAAGATTCACCAGCAATGGATTGGGAAGAGCAAACGCGCAGCACAGAAAATCTTGATACAGTAGTAAATAAAGGACGAGAAAAAGACCTTGAACTTAATTACTTTAATCAGCCGCGTACCCTTCAATCATGGGGTGAAGATATATTTTCGCAATTAAGTGAAGTGGCAAAATACATGGATAGTGCCTACGGCGTTAGTTACTATTCAAGTACTATTGAGCGCATGGCAACTTGGATTAATAACCCAGGACTTACATATTCTGGGCGTTATGTAGCTGAGTTAGAAGCTTCTGGGCTAGATAACGGCCATTATGCGCTAGCAATTGCTGAAAAGTATAAGCAAAGTCATCAAGCTGCAGACTATCAAGTGTTTTCAAAGCAATGGTTAGAGGAGCAAGTTACACGCTCTAACGACGCTCAGCGTGCTATTGAGCAAAGTGACTCAGTATCATTTACCGCATTTTTAAATGCTTATTTTGATCCTAAATAA
- a CDS encoding HlyC/CorC family transporter, giving the protein MDAISTSTLFIILGFLVLFSAYFSGSETGIMSINRIRLRHLTKENHRAAKRVSKLLSRPDRLIGLILIGNNLVNIAAAQVATIIGIRLYGDLGIAVATGALTLVVLIFAEITPKTLAALYPEKVAFPSSIVLKGLLKILFPFVVVINWLTNGILRLFGISAAQIDEHSMSKEELKSVLNESGALIPARHQSMLTSILDLEQVTVEDIMIPRNEIVAIDINDEWKLISRQLTHAQHTRVLLYRDNIDDAVGFIHSRDALRLLTKEQFDKPSLLRAVREIYFIPEGTSLNTQLLKFQQSKERIGLVVDEYGDIQGLVTLEDILEEVVGDFTTTQTRTPSEEVTTQTDGSCIVDGGANVRDLNKEMGWEFPLDGPKTLSGLIVEYLENIPDANLSLRIAGYPIEVLEVKENMIKLVKIQPKKRKK; this is encoded by the coding sequence TTGGACGCCATATCGACCAGTACCTTGTTTATCATTTTAGGTTTTTTGGTACTTTTTTCTGCTTATTTTTCTGGCTCAGAAACCGGAATTATGTCAATCAATCGTATACGCCTGCGACATCTCACCAAAGAGAATCATCGCGCTGCTAAACGTGTCAGTAAATTACTTAGTCGTCCGGATAGGCTCATTGGTTTAATTTTAATCGGTAATAACTTAGTTAATATTGCCGCTGCACAAGTTGCTACTATTATTGGTATTCGTTTGTACGGTGATTTAGGTATTGCTGTAGCAACTGGTGCGTTAACCTTAGTAGTACTTATTTTTGCAGAAATAACCCCAAAAACACTTGCTGCTCTCTACCCTGAAAAAGTTGCTTTCCCAAGTTCTATTGTGCTTAAAGGATTGCTAAAAATCCTTTTCCCATTTGTCGTTGTTATTAACTGGCTAACCAACGGTATATTGCGGTTATTCGGTATTAGTGCGGCACAAATAGATGAGCACAGCATGAGTAAAGAAGAGCTAAAATCAGTGCTTAATGAGTCTGGTGCACTTATTCCTGCGCGCCACCAAAGTATGTTGACCTCTATTTTAGATTTAGAACAAGTAACCGTTGAAGATATTATGATCCCACGTAACGAAATTGTGGCCATAGATATTAACGATGAATGGAAACTTATTAGCCGCCAACTGACTCATGCCCAACATACGCGTGTATTGCTATATAGAGATAACATAGATGACGCGGTGGGCTTTATTCATTCGCGTGATGCGCTTAGATTACTTACAAAAGAGCAATTTGATAAACCATCGTTGCTACGCGCGGTACGTGAAATTTATTTCATTCCTGAAGGTACATCACTAAATACACAGCTATTAAAATTTCAGCAATCTAAAGAGCGTATTGGCTTGGTAGTCGATGAGTACGGCGATATTCAAGGTTTAGTTACCCTAGAGGATATACTTGAAGAAGTGGTAGGCGATTTTACCACCACCCAAACTCGTACGCCAAGCGAAGAAGTAACCACACAAACCGATGGCTCGTGCATTGTAGATGGCGGTGCTAACGTGCGCGATTTAAATAAAGAAATGGGCTGGGAGTTTCCACTCGACGGGCCTAAAACACTCAGTGGCTTAATAGTTGAGTATTTAGAAAACATTCCTGATGCCAATTTAAGTTTGCGTATTGCCGGCTACCCTATTGAAGTACTTGAAGTAAAAGAAAACATGATAAAGCTGGTGAAGATACAGCCGAAAAAACGTAAAAAATAA
- a CDS encoding cytochrome C assembly family protein — translation MLIISLTIIASLFYVLATSYVLSRLFHQQGPSQKLTIILSTVAILAHMLLLVNSVFRADGQDLSIVNVALLTCWVIVISVTTVSLKFPATLLLPVVYGFAALLTMASLFIPHHVLLQSIDVDVGLVTHISLSLLAYCILIIATLYGVQFYFIDKRLKRKDLAIVHSHLPPLMVVERQLYQLVNLGTVLLTLALLSGFVFLDGMFAAQFIHKTTLSLVAWCIFAVIALGHMKKGWRGKPVVIAIMVAAFILTLAYFGSRFIQEVILNKF, via the coding sequence ATGCTGATTATTAGCTTAACTATTATTGCCAGTTTATTTTATGTGTTAGCAACGTCTTACGTGCTCTCACGGTTGTTTCATCAACAAGGCCCTAGCCAAAAGCTAACTATTATATTGAGTACTGTGGCTATTTTGGCGCACATGCTGTTGTTAGTAAATTCGGTTTTTAGAGCTGACGGGCAAGATTTAAGTATTGTCAATGTGGCGCTTTTAACCTGTTGGGTTATTGTGATTTCTGTCACTACGGTATCGTTAAAGTTTCCGGCGACCTTATTATTGCCGGTCGTGTACGGCTTTGCTGCACTATTAACTATGGCAAGCTTGTTTATACCACACCATGTTTTACTGCAAAGTATTGATGTTGACGTGGGCTTAGTAACCCATATTTCGTTATCATTACTCGCTTACTGTATTTTAATTATTGCTACTTTATATGGCGTACAATTTTACTTTATTGATAAGCGCTTAAAGCGCAAAGACTTAGCTATTGTACACAGCCATTTACCACCACTAATGGTGGTTGAACGCCAACTGTATCAGTTAGTTAATTTAGGTACTGTATTACTCACTTTGGCACTATTGTCGGGATTTGTGTTTCTCGATGGTATGTTCGCCGCTCAATTTATCCATAAAACGACATTATCGCTTGTTGCATGGTGTATTTTTGCTGTGATCGCGCTTGGCCATATGAAAAAAGGCTGGCGTGGTAAACCTGTGGTTATTGCTATTATGGTTGCTGCTTTTATTCTTACACTGGCTTATTTTGGCAGTCGTTTTATACAAGAAGTTATTCTAAATAAATTTTAA
- the ffh gene encoding signal recognition particle protein — protein MFENLQERLGKTLKNISGRGRLTEENIKDTLREVRMAFLEADVALPVVRDFVKQVKERAVGVEVTKSLSPGQVFVKIVREELEKAMGEANEELSLNAQPPAVVMMAGLQGAGKTTSVAKLAKFLKERKKKSVLVVSADVYRPAAIKQLETLAAEVGVDFFPSDISQKPVDIATAAISHAKKKFIDVVLVDTAGRLHVDSDMMDEIKNLHKAINPIETLFVVDAMTGQDAANTAKAFDEALPLTGVILTKTDGDARGGAALSIRHITGKPIKFMGVGERIDALEPFHPDRIASRILGMGDVLSLIEEVEMKVDKEQAARVAEKVFKGAGFTLDDFADQLKQMKSMGGMMSMLDKLPGMSNLPDAVKGQMGDKTFIQMEAIISSMTKKERARPEIIKGSRKKRIAAGSGTQVQEINKLLKQFTQMQKMMKKMKGKGGMTKMMRGMKGMLPPGMMGGGGPKF, from the coding sequence ATGTTTGAGAATCTCCAAGAACGATTAGGTAAAACCTTAAAAAACATTAGTGGCCGTGGCCGCCTAACAGAAGAGAATATTAAAGACACTCTTCGTGAAGTGCGCATGGCATTTTTAGAAGCCGATGTGGCGTTGCCCGTTGTTCGCGATTTTGTAAAACAAGTTAAAGAACGTGCGGTAGGTGTTGAAGTTACAAAAAGCTTAAGCCCAGGCCAAGTATTTGTAAAAATAGTACGTGAAGAACTCGAAAAAGCCATGGGTGAAGCCAACGAAGAGCTAAGCCTAAATGCACAACCCCCAGCGGTTGTTATGATGGCGGGTCTGCAAGGTGCTGGTAAAACCACCAGTGTTGCTAAACTGGCTAAGTTTTTAAAAGAGCGCAAGAAAAAATCAGTACTTGTAGTAAGTGCCGACGTATACCGCCCTGCAGCAATTAAGCAACTAGAAACGCTCGCCGCTGAAGTTGGTGTTGATTTTTTCCCAAGTGATATTTCGCAAAAGCCGGTTGATATAGCAACCGCAGCTATTTCTCATGCGAAAAAGAAATTTATTGATGTGGTATTAGTCGATACTGCAGGTCGATTGCACGTTGATAGCGACATGATGGATGAGATTAAAAACCTTCATAAAGCAATTAACCCAATCGAAACCTTGTTTGTTGTAGATGCAATGACAGGTCAAGATGCGGCAAATACAGCAAAAGCATTTGATGAAGCACTGCCGCTAACCGGTGTTATATTAACTAAAACTGATGGTGATGCACGCGGTGGTGCTGCTTTATCTATTCGTCATATTACCGGTAAGCCAATTAAATTTATGGGTGTGGGTGAGCGCATTGATGCACTTGAACCTTTCCACCCTGACCGTATAGCGTCACGAATTTTAGGCATGGGTGATGTACTTTCATTGATCGAAGAAGTCGAAATGAAAGTAGATAAAGAGCAAGCTGCCAGAGTTGCTGAAAAAGTATTTAAAGGCGCTGGTTTTACCCTTGATGACTTTGCGGATCAACTTAAGCAAATGAAAAGCATGGGCGGCATGATGTCGATGCTAGATAAATTGCCAGGCATGTCTAACTTACCTGATGCCGTTAAAGGCCAAATGGGCGATAAAACCTTTATTCAAATGGAAGCCATCATTAGCTCAATGACAAAAAAAGAGCGCGCCCGCCCAGAAATCATTAAAGGGTCACGTAAAAAACGCATTGCAGCAGGTTCTGGTACGCAAGTACAAGAAATTAATAAACTGCTAAAACAGTTTACCCAAATGCAAAAAATGATGAAAAAAATGAAAGGCAAAGGCGGCATGACCAAAATGATGCGCGGCATGAAAGGTATGTTACCGCCGGGCATGATGGGTGGCGGTGGCCCTAAATTTTAA
- the rpsP gene encoding 30S ribosomal protein S16 produces MVTIRLQRGGAKKRPFYQIVVADSRFSRDGRFIEKVGFFNPIAAGQEEKIRLDLPRVEHWVGQGASLSDRVAKLVKDARKAA; encoded by the coding sequence ATGGTAACTATTCGTTTGCAACGTGGTGGCGCTAAAAAACGCCCTTTCTATCAAATTGTGGTTGCGGATAGCCGTTTCTCGCGTGACGGTCGCTTCATCGAGAAAGTAGGCTTTTTTAACCCAATTGCTGCAGGTCAAGAAGAAAAAATTCGTTTAGATTTACCACGTGTTGAACACTGGGTAGGTCAGGGCGCGTCTCTTTCAGATCGCGTAGCTAAGTTAGTAAAAGACGCTCGTAAAGCGGCTTAA
- the rimM gene encoding ribosome maturation factor RimM (Essential for efficient processing of 16S rRNA) — protein sequence MSQENTSSIIVVGKLGAPYGIKGWLKVHSFTDDPAGIFDFSPWLIGQQGKWQTLEVVDWRRHNKGFIAKFAQVNDRDEAVAYTHAEISMDSAQLPELPQGEFYWRDLIGMSVVTDKGYDLGIVDDLMETGSNDVLVVKANSKDAFGQAERLIPFLTDTVIIEVKHDAREITVDWDPGF from the coding sequence ATGAGTCAAGAGAACACCTCATCAATAATTGTCGTAGGAAAGCTCGGTGCCCCGTATGGTATAAAGGGCTGGCTTAAGGTACATTCATTTACTGATGATCCCGCAGGGATCTTCGATTTCAGCCCGTGGTTGATAGGGCAGCAAGGTAAATGGCAGACCTTAGAAGTGGTCGACTGGCGTCGCCACAACAAAGGCTTTATCGCTAAATTTGCGCAAGTAAACGATCGAGACGAAGCAGTGGCTTATACCCACGCAGAAATCTCAATGGATTCAGCGCAATTACCAGAACTCCCGCAAGGTGAGTTTTATTGGCGAGATCTCATTGGCATGTCGGTTGTAACTGATAAAGGTTACGATTTAGGCATTGTTGATGACCTAATGGAGACAGGGTCAAATGACGTACTGGTTGTGAAAGCAAACAGTAAAGATGCATTTGGTCAAGCTGAGCGTTTAATTCCGTTTTTAACTGATACAGTTATTATCGAAGTTAAACACGACGCAAGAGAAATTACCGTAGACTGGGATCCAGGGTTTTAA
- the trmD gene encoding tRNA (guanosine(37)-N1)-methyltransferase TrmD: MTQTSSLWVGVISLFPDMFDAITDQGVTGRAVKSGLIDFNCWNPRDYALDKHRTVDDRPYGGGPGMLMMVEPLKKAIAEAKKAAGDGAKVIYMSPQGRKLDQQGASELASSKKLILIAGRYEGIDERIIESYVDEEWSIGDFILSGGELPAMTLIDAVARLVPGVLGHNQSAEQDSFSDGLLDCPHYTRPETLDDKQVPAVLLSGNHQEIAKWRLMQSLGRTWLRRPDLLHNLALTEEQAVLLAKFQQEYQKACG; this comes from the coding sequence ATGACGCAAACGAGTTCATTATGGGTAGGGGTGATAAGCCTTTTTCCTGACATGTTTGACGCTATTACAGACCAGGGTGTTACCGGTCGCGCAGTAAAAAGTGGCTTAATTGATTTTAACTGCTGGAATCCGCGAGACTACGCTTTAGATAAGCATAGAACCGTGGACGATCGTCCTTACGGGGGCGGACCAGGTATGTTAATGATGGTTGAGCCATTAAAAAAAGCGATTGCCGAGGCTAAAAAAGCTGCAGGTGATGGTGCTAAAGTAATTTATATGTCCCCACAAGGGCGCAAACTAGATCAGCAAGGAGCTAGCGAACTCGCAAGCTCTAAAAAACTGATTTTGATTGCCGGTCGCTATGAAGGTATAGATGAGAGAATAATAGAGTCATACGTTGACGAAGAATGGTCAATTGGTGATTTTATTTTGAGTGGTGGTGAACTACCAGCCATGACATTAATTGACGCAGTAGCGCGATTAGTGCCTGGCGTATTAGGTCATAACCAATCAGCAGAACAAGACTCATTTTCGGATGGCTTGTTAGATTGTCCTCACTATACACGGCCAGAAACATTGGACGACAAACAGGTGCCTGCTGTATTGCTCAGCGGAAACCACCAAGAGATAGCAAAATGGCGGCTTATGCAGTCATTAGGCAGAACTTGGCTACGCCGTCCTGACTTGTTGCATAACCTAGCTCTGACTGAGGAGCAAGCGGTATTACTCGCGAAATTTCAGCAAGAGTACCAAAAAGCTTGTGGCTAG